The following DNA comes from Rhinolophus sinicus isolate RSC01 linkage group LG06, ASM3656204v1, whole genome shotgun sequence.
GCCTAGGCTGTAGGAGAGGAGTGGTTCAGACAGTCTCTGCGGGGTTTAGGGGAAGCcctctctgctccagccccagTCCAGCTGGATCTGATATGGGAGAGCTGCCTCACTACAAAGGTTTTAAgcctccctcactatagaaattttaagtttccttttccctccctagtttcttagctcttTAGCCCTgggctttgattactcttctaatcaaTTCTGAGTCCTAGACTAAAGGTTGCTCCCAGCCTGAATCATAGGTTGTTTCTCTCCCCGGCCTCAGATAAccacttaaaagcctgtgacttcccaacatccccaAGCCATTCGGGACCTAACTCTTGGCCATCCCAGAAACCAAGTAGGTTTCAACATCCCCCCAGGCTAATATACTTATTGATTGTGATCACTGAAGCCTaagttctttccaacccattctgggcccagctccaggACAACTGATGCCACCTAAATAACTGGTTGAACAGCCACAGGCTCCATagagctaatggatttattaattaaaatttatttttcctcattcgggatccttggggatacagaggataccccagcaagattgccagtcgcAACCAAGGAAGCCAACACGGTCTTCCAGGCAGGTcccgagaccccttcctctcatttgAGATCAAATAGGGTGAGAGTTACATGAATACCCCAGTAGGTAGAGTCAGCTCTACGCTCCTGCCCAGCGAGAGgcagatacagaagaacagaccttctgtccctcaacttcccatagagattttatggggaccacatctctcaaggggaaaacaaggcaggcagttagagacaggcatcggGTCTCTACATTACCGCCCAGAAGACTTCCCCTCTCTGTCCGAAACTTCCTCATTCCGTTGTAAACAAGATACCCAACTAGATCAAACTGGCCACTCACGCCACTCAAACCTGTGCAGTttaaaaaagatgaggtaatagcctcttgtcaatcacaggtgtcaatcaggTAGGTGGTCCCACtcccagaaaggaacagcccatttgagaggaaaagataaaaaccacCAAGGCCTCCTTAGTtggggcccttgagccattctctactgctcagCTCCACTTCTGTTTCTTTGATGTGTACTAGCTCTTCTAATAagctactctttcaccactttatttctgtgttttgttcaattctttgctcgagatgccAAGAATCTGGACATTGCACTGAGACGGACTCATCAGCCCGGGAACCCAGCCAGGGCAGCCCCGCCCTAGGGGCTGGCCCAGCCCAGGACGTTTCATTACGGCATCAGGGTGACCAGCAGAGCTTGGACGGCCAGGAGGAAAGGCAGCTTAGCAGGGCCTCAGGTACAGTGTTCTGGGAGTCTGGGGAGACCACAAGAATCAGGGCCAGGGACCTAGCTGGTGGGCTGGCTCAGCGACTCGGGGCGCTAGCGGCCCCCGCAGGCCAGGCCACTTACAGGCTCGTACACAGACTGGCTTTGTCCTCCGcctacccctcacccccaccccagccacttGCCACTGCTGCCTGGCTGTGGATCTGCAGAGGCGTCCCCTCACCCCGGGAGTCAGGctgccctgctccctgcccagccACAGGTTGGGGGATGGGGTGTGGGGGTTGGGCGACCCTCGCTGTTCTGGATTCCTCAGGATTCCGGTTTTCAAGGGTGACGAaactgggtggccttgggcaagcaAGCTCCTTGCACTCTTGTGCCTGCCGTGGTTTTTATCTCCTTCAGTGCAGAGAACGGTGGCCTCGCCAGATTGCTGTGATCAAAGGAGTCAGGCGTGGGCGGTGGGGCCCGACTTCCTTATGAGTTTACACAGCTCAGACGACTGGGGAAGGGGGGCTTGGGGCCCCAGCCCAGTCCAATACAGGAACCCCCTCATGTGTGTGTTCTTTGGATGCCACAGGCCCAGGATCCCCCCAGATCCCAGGCAGAAAGAGGCCTTGGCTCTTCTGCTTGCCTCCGTTTTGCCCTGTTCCCCATTCCCCAGCGGGAACTCTTCAGGGCCTCAGCCAGTGACCAACTAGTAGTGGGCAATATTGGGTGAGTTGGTTCCATGGATGCCAGGAGAGGCTGCTGGAAGGTTCCATTCAGACTCGCACCCCTCACCTTGTCCAGAGGCGCACCATTCAAGTGACGTGACTTACATTTTTGTGGGTTTGGTATGGAGTCTGATGAAAGTGCAAACAACCTTGGGAAGGCAGGAGAGGGTGGGAGTGCTGTGCCGTCAGCAGAAATCTGCAGGTGAGAGCAGGACAGAGAAAAGGCTGGGTAGGGGGGATGGAAATCAGTATCTGTGGAGTACTTAGTAAAAACCACAGCTGActtttactgagtgcttattatgtgcacAATAGCAAATGCTTTGTCCAGTATTGTGTCCATTAATCTTCAGGATGATAGCGAGTCCTCTATCATCCCCACtttgcagacaaggaaacagaggcagagagagggtgagtgacttgcccaaggtcacacggccaGTAAGAAGCAGAGCTGGGGGACAAGCCCAGATGGAGACTCTAGACACCTACAGGGCTCTTGCTCCTGGGTCTTGGCACCAACCAGTGTGCCTTCCTCCCAGAAGGAGGGTTGGGCAGGGGGCAAGCCTGGGGCTGAGAGGGGCTGTGAGACTGTCCCCCTTCTGCCACACTGCCCCCCTCTCTGGGAGCCAGGGTGCTCGAGGAAACTGCCCAGCTTCTCCCAACCAGAACAGGAGACCTGTGGGTCAGCTTGGTCCCCAGCCATGCCTAGGGGGCAGCTGAGGGCTCCAGCCAGGCTTTCGGTACAGAGTGCCAGTTGGGCCAGACCATCCTGTTGGCTGCAGCGGGCTCAGCCCTCAGGGTGATGGAGCCCTCCAGAAAACTGAGGGCCATGGTGACAGTAGCCACTTAACAACAACAGCTGGCAGCCTTGGAGGCACTGATGCCCAACCCTGGGCTCAGCACTGGACCATGTGGTCTCATCCTTGATAGACCATGTCAGTTGTGGGTTCTGTCACTAGCCCCCTAACAGATGAGGAGATTGGGACATTAAGACCCAAATGACAAGTTAAGTAGGCCAAGAGAGGCCTGCGTCCCAGTCCAGTGGGAGTGGGAGCAGGGGATCAGAGGGAAGGCCAGGGAGCTGGACTGGATGAAACCAGGTATTTATCACATGGTATGACCCAGTGTGGTAAGAAGCAGAGCCGCTGTGAGAATGTGAGAGAGTAGTCAGGgtgggctgcctggaggaggcatCAGCCAAACTGAGATCTGAAGGGAAGGAAGTcagagagggcaggaggaaagggtCCCGGTGGTTCTTGGCACTAGGCTGAGGAGTGAATACCTCAGAGAATTCCTCTGATAAGCTTCAAGTAAACAGGCGGTGTGGCCTGGGGGAATGTTGGTGCCCTTAGCCTGCCTGCCAGCTCTGGCTGATGACAGCATGGAGGCATGACTGCCCCTCACCCCTTGCCACCATTGTTGCCTGCTCTTCCAACACAGTGACCAGcccaggctggggtgggcagCAGGGCCTCTGGGAGGCTGGAGCTCCCTTGCTCTCTTGCTGGGGAGCTCGGGCATGGAGAGAGGAGGCCACTGCCCACTGTCACCCAGCCCGCTGAGCTGCTGCCAGCCCACCTGGCCTCCTTGGGCAGTGCAtccaggctgggggcagggagagaaagaacaTTCTGTGTCTGGAATGTCCCAAAGTGGTGGCTGTGGTGGCAGTTGGTGTACTTACCAAACTCTCCCTGGTTACTCCATTCATCCTGGCAGTGGTGAGGGCGGCCCCATTTCCAGGAGGAGCACTGGAGAGGGGTGGGGCCATCGCTTGGGGCTAATTTCTGTGTGGTGCCCTGGCTGCCTGCTTGTCCTGAAGGGCTATGGAGTAGCTGTCCCAAGCCCTCGCCAGTCCTGTGGCGGCCTCGGGGTCCAGAggtgtaggagagagagagagaaagaggggtgTGCGTGGAGGCAGGGCCAGCCCTGGCCCTCTGGGGTCACACGTGAGTCCCAGTGTGGGTGTCTGTGTGCCCACATGGGTACAGGCAGAGGCGGGGTGAGTGCCCGAGAAGGTGGGAAGCGCGGGCCCATGTTGCCCCCCTCTCCCCACTGGCAGGATGGACCCCTTCTCAGACACACTGCAGCGACTGCGGGAGGCCTTCCGCTCAGGGCGGACGCGGCCTGCTGAGTTCCGGGCTGCGCAGCTCAAGGGTCTGGGCCGCTTCCTGCAGGACCACAAGAAGCTTCTGCAGGAGGCGCTGGCACAGGACCTGCACAAGGTGAAGGGGACGAggggggggtgggcagggctggggaggctgggacaAGGGGGATGGGGACAGCTGCATCCTCCATGAAGTGGAACTGAAAGCCCGTCCAACCCTACCTCCTTCCCTGTGCCATAACCCACTCTCCTGCATCAGCCATtcactcatttcttcattcacttgactatttattgagcacctactatgtgccaggtattgttctgGGCTCTGAGGATACAACAGAGAATAACAAATTCCCTGTGCCCATGGAGCTGGCCTTCTAGGGAGAGACACGCgacagtaaataaataatcacataGCATACTGATAGTAGTAAGTGCCATGGAGAGACCCTCTGAGTGTGAAAGGGGCGAGAGAGGGTCAGGATCAGGGTGCTGTTTTGTATGTgggggtcagggaaggtttcTCTGAGAAGGTGGCGTTTGAGCAGAGACAtgaaggaggagggcaggagccaCATGGACATTGGGGGAAATGGCAGCAGGCAcaggcatgtgcaaaggccctgaggcaggaggtaCTTAGTGTATTTGTGCTTGAGGAGCAGCAAagaggccagcatggctggaggggagtgggaggggcagagaactATAAAGATAAGGTCTGGGGAGGTGGGTCACACCATGCAGAGCCTCAGAGGCTGGAGGACTTCAGCTTCACTCATGGCCATTATGGCCTCTGTCCAAACCCTGAAGACCTGAGGGCTCAGCCAGTTCCAGCAGCAGCTATGGCAGGACCCCAAGAAATGCACTTTCTCATAGGCAGCCTCCCGTCCCCTCAATCAACTGGGCCCACTGCATAGCTGGCCCAGGACAGCTGTCCAGGGGGTTGTCCTCCAGATAAAATGTCTGCTGTGCTTCTGGCAACGGCCACAGTGCCCAGACCCACCCCTTTTGTCCCACCAGCCCCTCACCACCTGGAACCTCCAGGGCCAGGCCTGTGGCTCTTTGCCAACTGGTAAGGTGCCATTCTGATACTTAACACCTGGGAGGCGTCCACAGTGAATGTCGGCTGCCAGCCAGCCCCTGTGGTCCCCTTCTGTCCCTAGGGTAACAACATCCTGAGGGCTGAGCTTGTCTTAGACCTAAGCCCCCGGGTATGTCCCAGGAAGGGCCTCCGGAGGCCACACACGGGACTCTAGATTGACCCCTGGGGTCTCCCCTTGCTGCTCTGGGCCTGCTGTTTAGACCCTTGAGGGTCGCCAGCCCACATGCTGTCCCTCTTTCCTCACCCACTTTTCCAGTGGGTCTGCCGGCTCCACTCAGGTCATGATAGAGACGCGGGCACCGGCAGGGTCAGGGGACCCGTCCGTTTCACAGGCACCCAGCCAAGTGTCTGCCTTGTCCCTGGAGCAGTCACAGATTTCGAGACTAGTGCCTGGTGGCATCTGGAGTCATGGTGAGGGAGACCTTGGTTCCATGGGGACAGCAAAGGCTGGCCACAAAGACTTGTCCTGAGTATGTGGTCTCTTGGAGACACCTGCTCACTTGCTCAGTGTCCCCAAACCTTCTCTTTACCACGACTGTAGCCAGGTGAGATTCAGGCCCCCTCATTGGCTGTTTCTGCAATCATTTGTTGTCCCATTTATGAAACCAGGCAACCCCACCATAATCTCCTTGGCTCTCTCCCTCCCAAGGGTCAGGCTTTGTCTCCCCGTGGGGAGTGTCCCACTCACTGGGCTTGGTCAGAGACTGGCCCCCCACTGAGCCTCTGCCACCACCCACCTGCTGCCCTGGCCTGCCCTTCCACATGAGACCATCAACCTGGTCCCTTTTCTCACTTTGGCTCAGATTTCACTCCCGCCAACCATTCTGACTTCCCCAGGAGCCCGGGCCCCACAGAAGGAGCAGCGGCCCAGAAAATCTAACCCAGTCCCTCCCTCTGGTCTCACCAGCACTGTCCCCCACTCTCCCAGCAGATGGCACCTGCCCTTCCCTACCCTGTTCTTCATGAATCCTCTCATTAAACCTCAACAGGCCTTCCAGGTAGGGCAGCCACACCCACTCACCCCcagaggaggctcagagagggcacaCAGCCCTGGCTCACAAGAGCGTACTCCTCTAAAATCACGCCATTCAGCTGGGTCCAGACTGTCCCTTAAAGCAGCCTAAACCTCACTCAGGCCGCAGGTGACTTACCAGGTGCGGTGGTCGGGCCGCACAGTTCGCTGGGCTGTGCACACAGGTGTAGGAAAGCTTGACCCAGGCTCAGCGCCGATTAGCGCTGGTGCATGTGGCTTCTTCCCCCAAGGCCCCAGTGCCGCCCCCTCAGGGCTCAGTTCTGGTCTTGGCCTTGCCACTGGCTTACTAAGTGACCCTGGCTAAGGCATTCCCTTTTCTGGGCTTCTGTTCACCCTCGAACCGAACCATCCTGGCACCGCTCGGGCCattgctgtgccctctgcagggAGTGTTTGTGCTGTAAGAGCCAAATCTCAGACAGCAGGACAGCCTGGCTCTGGTGCCCCTAGTCAGGGGCCCCCAGCTGCCTGCAGCCCATGGGGTGGGTCTCTGCTCCCTGGTCAGGGGGACGGGGGGGCAGGCATACAGAGACAGAGACCAAGGTAATGTCCCCGTTGATGtttgcctcctccctcctgccctagAAATCTGACAGTGATGTCTGGCCCCTGGGCCGTGGGACCTGATGGCATATACCCTGGGATGCGCGTCCCCAGTGTCCACCACAGACTGACCTCCACACAGCAGGTCACAGTGGGACACACAGTCCTGTGACAACTTCAGTTAGATCCTGTCCCTACTCTGCTTGACAGCCCTCACCCCAGCTGCCTGCCCGTCACCTCAGCCACTCTGCTCCTGGCTAATTAGGAACATAGCAAACCTGCAcctatctcagggcctttgcacatgctgtgcctTCTGCCCAGAATAGTCGGCCTCCATCTATTCATGGGTTcgctccctccctttcttcattGCTCAAATGGCACACCGAGGCCGGCACCGACCATCTtgtataaaacaaagcaaacacacatacatgcacacgtTCACACACTCACTCTTACATCACTTACTCATGCACTTGCACACATATGCACGCTCATTGACACTtgtgcacacccacacacacgcTCCAGCAGTCGATAACCCTGTTGCCTCTTTCCGTCGCACGGCCTCGTCCTAATGTAGTAGTCAGTGTTCTCATGATCACGTTGCCTGTCCCTGTACGATGTCAGCTCCATGGGGCCGGTTTTCTGTCTGTTTCGGTCATGGCTGCACCCCTGGCTCAAGAGCAGTAGCCGCACACGGTAAGCTCTCACTGAATGTGCAGAGTGAGTAGAGGAGAGCAGGCCTTGCCAGGAGAGGCTCTGCCCTCCCCAGGACTCCAGCCACCCGCTGACCCTGGTGCCTGGCCCAAGCCCTGCCCCTGTCCCCGCTGCAGCCAGTCACTGAGTCGGAGATTTCTGAGATCAGCTTGGCCCAGGGTGAGGTTAACTTGGCCCTCAGAAACCTGAGGACCTGGATGAAGGATGAAAAAGTGACCAAGAACCTGGTGAGCAGGCCTGGGGTCGGGGAGGGCAGGTGGGCTGCAGGTGGGCTTGGGGGGGGCACTTCCCACTGGGCAGCCTCTTCAACCGAGGGGGATTGAGGGGCTGGGGCCTCAGGACCTCACCACTCACCACCACGCTGGCCCCGGCTCTGGCCCTGGCACAGGCCACGCAGCTGGACTCCGCCTTCATCCGGAAGGAGCCCTTCGGCCTGGTGCTCATCATCTCGCCCTGGAACTATCCTGTGAACCTGACCTTGGTGCCCCTGGTGGGCGCCCTCGCAGCAGGTGAGAGCCCAGCCTCCACCATCCCACCATCCCCTCCGTCAGGGCCCCTCAGCCATCCACAGCAGGGACGCCAGGTGGCTACGAAGGCCTGGCTTCTGTCTGGCCCACCATCCCcgggctgtgtggccttgggccccTCATGTCACGTCTCTGAGCCAGAGTCTTCACCTGAAGGTGGAATGCAGGTGTGCGGAGTGAACGGAGACCTGGAGTGGCTACTGCTCTCCCAGCTCTCGCCctgccccaccccgccccccagggAACTGCGTGGTGCTGAAGCCCTCGGAGATCAGCAAGAATACTGAGCAAGTCCTGGCCGAGGTGCTGCCCCAGTACCTGGACCAGGTGAGCAGGCGCAGGCAGGCCCCGTGGGCTGGGCGGGACCCGTGGGCTGGGCGGGACCCGACCTCCAACCTCCCTCCTACCTCCTGTGTGTTGTGCAGCTGTGGCCAAGTCACCAcgcctctcagcctcagtttctctcctaAGAAAACAGAAGGGCAGCAACCATAGCAGCACTCTGAGGAGCCTGTCCCCTGGGGGTTCCTGTCTGTCTTTGGTTGGCCCTGCTCCCCCAGCCGTGGCCTGTCACCAATCCCACCAGTCCCTAACCCCACAGCGGTTGGCCTGGGACTGCCTATGCTCAGGGTCCCTGGGGagctccctgctccccacctaTCCCTGACCCAGCCCCTCCCAGAGACATGGCAACCCTGGGTCAGGCAGGCAGGCCGTCCTCTGCCTTTCCCGGGCTGCTGTCCCAGAGGACACCCTCTGCCCATCCTGCCTTGCAGAACTGCTTTGCTGTGGTGCAGGGCGGGCCCGAGGAGACAGGGCAGCTGCTGAAACACAAGTTCGACTACATCTTCTTCACGGGTGAGGCGTCTGCTGCGGTGGCTGGGGTTTGAGCCATGCAGCCTGGGCAAGGGGGAGGCCTGCCCTGGCCCCACCGCCCTTCTCCCTCGTCCACAATCCTGAGAGGTCACAAGGGACCAAGGCAGATGGACCGACAGCCAGGAAGAACACACAGGGCCGAGGGCTGGGTGGTGCCCTTGGGCTCCAGGACCAGCTCGCTCCTCTCTCCTTGAGCAGACTGGGAGCAGCCTTGGGATCCTGGGACCCTCGAGAAGACGAggtctcaccccccacccccgccaattATAATCTCATGAGTCACAGCATCTGCCCTTGCTGAGCTCCTGCTGTGCTAGGCACTTGCACATGACCCCACGGTCCCCACAGCCTTATAGACCATCCCACTGTCCCCTGGGCCCTTCTGGAAGGCTGGCCAGATGAGGGGTCAGAAGCTAGGGTGACAAAGAGATGCGGTGCACAGCCTGAGTCACCTCACTGGCCAGGATTGAGGGAGCCTGGATTTTGCTTCCAGGCCATGGGTCAGAATCAGTCTCAGGGGTCACCTGCCATCACTCCGGCATGTGCCCATGTGGCCCAGACACTACCTGTCTTCAAGCGAACAGGTTAAACTTTCTAGAAAAGATGACAGGGCTGGGACACAGGCGGCCACATGACAGGGCCAGGACTCCGGAGGAGAGAGAGGGTAGAGAGGCAATGGCAGCGTCTGACACTTCTTGCTGACCTGCCTCCTGCATCCCACAGCTTGTGCGCGTCAGAGGGGACATGCAATCTCTGTCCTTCTCCTCCCCTGACCCTGCTGTAAGCCCAGGACAAGGCCTGCCTATTGCCACCTTGGCTGACAAGGGGTGTGACTATGGAAGCAGAGGGGCCGGGTCCTCAGCTGTTCCTGCAGATTTCTAGGGGGtggaaggagcaggaggaggcagcCGGGAGGGCGCCAGCCCACCCTCCCCGTCATGCCATGCAGTGCGATGGGCTCGGGGCCTTGACCCCCAGGACAGACCATGCAGAGGCAGACGGACCCCAGGAGGATGGCTTCTGGGCTGGGAACCCAGGGCAGACCAGCCAGAACCTACTCTCTaggcctgtttccttatctgcacaACTGGGGCCATCTCTGAATCACCGGCCCAAATGAACATGTCACCTTTGTCATAGCACGTGGCTTGGGAAGCACCCACTCATTCAGTCAGTGAATGCTTCCTGAAGCGCAGACCTCGCCCAGGCACGTTACAAGGGAGCCCACTGGAGGGTGGGGAGGCCAGGAAGGGTTCAACGTGGGGCGGGGGAGGTCAGGCAGTCCTCACAGACAAGGAGATGCTTGCCAAGGCCGCAGGAGCTGAGGGAGGAGCCTGGACcgtggctgggggggggggggcacacaggtggggcctggagggaaggaagcagagaagggaCTGAATTTTAGGCTTCCAGGGGCAGTGGTGGCAGGAGAGAAAGGCCAGGGCCATCCTGACAAATGGCAGCACGGGGCCCTGGCCCAGGCACTGACAGGAGTGTCCTCAGGcctacgggggggggggggctttacGTCAGGGGAGGCTAAGTGGAGGAGTGGATGAGACCCAGGAGATCAGCCCTGAGGACAGCTGGGGACAAGCCTGGCTGTGCACTTAGAGCCAAGAgtcaggaggggagggcaggaatgGGTGGTAAGAGTGGCAGGGCTGCCAGGTGAGGTCAGAGAGAGGAGAGACCCAAATGTCGGCCAGTTAGAGCTGGACTCCGACTTCAGGCAATGGGAGTCATTGAAGGTTCTAGAAgagtgtggggaggtggggaagtgTGCAGGGCAACATGTGTGAGTCACCTGCAGGGGTGACGGGGATAAGAAGCAGGGAGATGGGGTAGGAGGTCAGAGGAGGGTCCAGGTTTCCGGTAAGGGCCTGGTCATTGGCCCTGTGTAGAACTTTGTGAGGACCCAGCATTGTGAGGGGGCCTGGGGGGGACATTCAGAATGTCCTCCTGGTGCAGTGACTGGCACGGGAAGGCCAGGTGACGGCTGGCATGCCCCTGACTCAGCAGCCACTCCAGGGAGATGCAGGGCAGGGAATGAACCCCCCTTGAGGAGTCCTGGTCGAGGCCATCCCACATGGTCCAGGTGACTGAAGGGCACcgtggtttctgtttttttaccCCTTCTTTTGCCTCCCCCCTACACCCAccccggttcaagccattgtttctcagtctagttgtgtaggacgcaggtCCGTGGCccgtgctggtgttatgagccttgcgctccccccagctgaggccgTTGGTCGCCGGTTGtcagcagctctcgccagctgccggccgctcacactggctgccggccactcacgctggccaccagctgctcgtggcagcacacggtagcccacagcagctcacgctgacctctggctgctcacagcagcccagctccagagagagccattgttcacaatcttagctgtagagggcgcagctcactggcccatgtgggaatggaaccgcgACCTCGCTGGCAGGAGCACAACtctccaaccccctgagccactgAGCCAGTCTGACTCTGGTTTCTTACCACACCCAGGGAGCCCTCGAGTTGGCAAGATTGTCATGGCCGCTGCCACCGAGCACCTGACACCCATCACGCTGGAGCTGGGGGGCAAGAACCCCTGCTACGTGGACGACAACTGCGACCCCCAGACCGTGGCCAACCGCGTGGTCTGGTTCCGCTGCTACAACACGGGCCAGACCTGCGTGGCCCCCGATTACGTGCTGTGCAGCCCTGAAATGCAGGAGCGGCTGCTGCCTGCCATGCAGAGTGCCATCACCCGTTTCTATGGCGACGACCCCAGGAGCTCCCCAAACCTGGGCCGCATCATCAATGAGAAGCATTTCCAGAGGCTGCAGGGCCTGCTGGGCTGTGGCCGCGTGGCCATCGGAGGCCAGAGCGACGAGAGGGATCGCTATATCGGTGAGTCCCACTCTCCCCGCCACGGCACCCCGAAGCTAAGGCCCTTCCACACTGCAGGCCACAGCTGGGTCCCCGAGTCTGCTCCCTGAGGTTCCCACGGCCCCACTGTGGGAGCTCAGACTGGTCCCTGGCTCTGGTGCCACGAGTCCCTGACGCCGATGCCCCACGTCCCTGCGGTCTGAGCCTGTGGCCCCATGACTCCACACTCTGGCCCACGCCCTGGCATCTCCGAGCTGGGCCCCTGGTGTTCCAGGGCTCCCGGGTGCTCAGATTCCCAACGGCTCCACAGGCCGTGATCCCAGGTCCTGTGAGCTCACAATTCCTGGGTCCTGACCTCCAAAGGCCCGTCCTGAGCACCCGCTGGGCTGTCATTACAAAGCATCTCCTGGGCTGAAGGGCACAGCAGTGACGCTGCGGCTCTGACAGGCTGGCACCTCGGGCCTCGGATCCAGGGGTCTGAGATCCGGTCACCCCGACTGTAAGACCAAGGCTGGGGGTTCTCTGGGCCCCACAGGCCTTGCTCCCGAGTCACTTCTCAGGGCCGTGGGGAGACTTCTCCTTGGAGTGGCCTTGAGCCTGGGGCCCTAGGTCCCGGAGACCTACCCgaggccccagccccaggctgagcTGTGCCCTGTGGCCGGGCAGCGCCCACAGTGCTGGTGGACGTGCAGCAGACGGAGCCGGTGATGCAGGAGGAG
Coding sequences within:
- the ALDH3B1 gene encoding aldehyde dehydrogenase family 3 member B1 — protein: MDPFSDTLQRLREAFRSGRTRPAEFRAAQLKGLGRFLQDHKKLLQEALAQDLHKPVTESEISEISLAQGEVNLALRNLRTWMKDEKVTKNLATQLDSAFIRKEPFGLVLIISPWNYPVNLTLVPLVGALAAGNCVVLKPSEISKNTEQVLAEVLPQYLDQNCFAVVQGGPEETGQLLKHKFDYIFFTGSPRVGKIVMAAATEHLTPITLELGGKNPCYVDDNCDPQTVANRVVWFRCYNTGQTCVAPDYVLCSPEMQERLLPAMQSAITRFYGDDPRSSPNLGRIINEKHFQRLQGLLGCGRVAIGGQSDERDRYIAPTVLVDVQQTEPVMQEEIFGPILPILNVRSLDEAIDFINCREKPLALYAFSTRNQVVKQVLARTSSGNFGGNDGFMFMTLNSLPFGGVGNSGMGKYHGKFSFDTFSHHRACLLAHSGLEKLKEIRYPPYSVCRLRMLLMAMETRCTIL